A region of Vitis riparia cultivar Riparia Gloire de Montpellier isolate 1030 chromosome 12, EGFV_Vit.rip_1.0, whole genome shotgun sequence DNA encodes the following proteins:
- the LOC117927316 gene encoding proline-rich receptor-like protein kinase PERK5 encodes MATRTNKYASINFNHLFHNNSHSTAATTATSAPSSSSSSPSNSYKSHLAATRTHGGMLVLSRPTPKAQPQLPPPQKQQPPPPPIQARPEQDSLAPLPLGRAEAGSPSPSSPSKPDRFVPPHLRPGFVGREEKPGLEFQIRPNRQGNFGSPNRYGEERRPKSGGHERMRRGGESDQWELSRPRSSGTRPNSSG; translated from the coding sequence ATGGCAACAAGAACCAACAAATACGCCTCCATCAATTTCAATCACCTCTTCCACAACAACTCCCATTCCACCGCCGCCACCACTGCCACCTCCgccccttcttcttcttcatcatctccATCAAATTCTTACAAATCGCATCTCGCTGCCACCCGAACACATGGAGGAATGCTTGTATTAAGCCGCCCTACCCCCAAGGCCCAGCCCCAACTACCGCCGCCACAGAAGCAGCAACCGCCGCCACCTCCCATCCAGGCCCGGCCCGAGCAGGATTCCTTGGCTCCTCTACCACTGGGCCGGGCTGAGGCCGGTTCACCCTCTCCCTCGTCTCCGTCGAAGCCGGATCGGTTCGTTCCGCCGCATCTGCGGCCGGGGTTCGTGGGCAGGGAGGAGAAGCCTGGGCTGGAGTTCCAGATCCGGCCTAACCGGCAAGGGAATTTCGGATCGCCGAACCGGTACGGGGAAGAGCGGAGGCCCAAGTCGGGTGGGCACGAGAGGATGCGGAGAGGTGGTGAATCGGATCAGTGGGAGCTGAGTCGGCCCAGATCGAGTGGGACTCGGCCGAATTCGAGTGGATG